Part of the Flagellimonas eckloniae genome, AATCAAAGATGCACTCAAGTTACCAACTGCTGCAATTTTCTGGAAGGCCGCAATCATACCGATTACTGTACCCATAAACCCAAGCATTGGTGCAATAGCGATAAATAAAGACAACCAAGAAACGTTTTTCTCTAATTGACCCATTTGTACACCACCGTATGCCACAACAGCTTTTTCAGCAGATTCCAATCCTTCTCCAGCTCTATCCAAACCTTGATAAAAAATAGAGGCAACAGGACCTTTTGTGTTTCTGCACACTTCTTTTGCTGCTTCAACACCACCGGAAGCCAAAGCGTCTTCTACTTGCTGTTTAAGTTTAGCTGAATTGGTACTTGCCAAATTCAAATAAATAATTCTTTCAATGGCAACTGCCAATCCTAAAATCAAACATAAAAGTACAATTCCCATGAAAGCAGGACCTCCCTGGATAAACTGTTCTTTCAATACTTGAGTAAAACCTTTGCTGGCAGCAGCAGTTTCTTCTTGCAACATTGCTGCAGATGCAGTTGTTGTTCCCAAAATAAACATTCCAGCTACAGCCAGAGTATAGGATATTCTTTTCATTTCTCTTAAACTTAAATTTAGTTAGTTATTAATAATGTTAAAGATATAAAAATTTTATAATTGAAAAATTAAAATACCTAGCAGAGAGGAAGGGATTCGAACCCTCGATACACTTTTGGTGTATACACACTTTCCAGGCGTGCGCCTTCGACCACTCGGCCACCTCTCTATTTCTAATAGTTAGGCTGCCCAATAAACAAAAAAATAATTAGTAAAAGAAATTTGAGGCGTTAATTTTAGTGCATTTCACCACGAAGCGGGGTTTCAAAAATTGTCTTAAAGAGCTTTCTGGAAATATTACTTCCCAATAGGTACATGGCTTTTGTTATGGCCGCTTCAGTCGTAATGTCCTTTCCGTTAATCATTTGCATCTCTTTTAGCTTTTCACTGGTCTCATAATGCCCCATTGAAACCGCTCCTCCTGAACACTGCGTTACATTAATAATATGTAATCCTTTATCAATGGCTTCTTTTAATTCTTTTAAAAACCAATCATCCGTTGGTGCATTTCCGGCACCATAGGTTTCCAAAACAACCACCTTTAACCCAGATATGTTCAAAATTGATTTTAAAACTGACCTACTAAGACCAGGGAACAGTTTTAAAACCACAATATTATTATCCATATTCCTATGTACCTGTAAAGATTTTGATCGCGGTGGCCTTTTACAAAGATTTGAATGATGAACTTTTAAATGTACCCCAGATTCAATTAGCGGAGGATGGTTTAAAGATGCGAACGCCTCAAAATGTTCCGCGTTGATTTTTGTAGTTCTATTGGCCCGGTACAACTTATATTCAAAATACAGACCCACCTCTTGTACAACGGGTTTTCCTTTTTCTTTTAAGGCTGCTATTTGAATTGACGTAATGAGATTTTCTTTTGCATCTGTACGCAAATCCCCAATAGGAAGTTGAGATCCTGTGAATATTACTGGCTTGGCCAGATTTTCCAACATAAAGCTTAAGGCTGAAGCCGAATAACTCATAGTATCGCTTCCGTGGAGCACTACAAATCCATCAAATTCCACATAATTCTCTTCAATTAGTGAAGCAATGGCAACCCAATAATCCGGATTCATGTTTGAAGAATCTATTGGCTCATCAAAGGACACTCCTTTTAACTTACAATCCAATTGGTTCAATTCTGGAAGGTTTCGAATCAACTCCTTAAAATTAAAAGCCTTGAGCGCTCCTGTTTTGTAATCCTTTATCATACCGATAGTACCTCCGGTATAGATAAGCAGAATGTTGGTTTTGTCTTGCATACTAATTCTAAATACCAAAAACCTTTTTGGAATTATCAGTCGTTATTGAAGCTATATCTTCGAGCGTCATATCATATATCAAAGCCAATTTTTCTAATACCTTAATTATATAAGCACTTTCATTTCGTTTTCCACGGTATGGAACTGGAGACAAATAAGGCGAATCCGTTTCCAAAACAATATGTTTCAAATCAATCTGATTCAAAAATTGGTCAATTTTTCCATTTTTAAATGTAGCAACCCCACCAATACCTAGCTTCATATTATAGGACATAGCTTGGTGCGCCTGTTCCAAGGTTCCTGTAAAGCAATGAAAAATTCCGTAGAGGCCTTCGTCTTTCTCATGTTCCAAAATCTCAAAAATCTCATCAAAAGATTCCCTACAATGAATTACTATGGGTAGTTTATATTTCTTGGCCAAACGAATTTGATATACAAATGCATCTTGTTGCTGCTTCAAAAAGGTTTTGTCCCAATATAGGTCAATTCCTATTTCACCTACCGCCCAAAACTTTCTTTCCGATAGCAATTTTTCCACATGGAACAGCTCTTCCTTATAGTTTTCCTTCACATGGGTTGGATGCAATCCCATCATCAAAAAAACATTGTCAGGGTATTTGGCCTCCAAATTCAACATACTTTGTGTATAGGTGGAATCAATTGCGGGAATAAAGAATCGCTCAACACCTAATTCCATGGCATTATTGATGACCTCATCGCGGTCATCATCAAAAGCTTCACTATATAAATGGGTATGCGTATCCGTTATTACCATAAAGCAAAAATAGGTTTATCTTTAAGAAAAATTGTTGATGAAATCCCTCAAAAAGTTTCTGAAATCAAAAAACTACCTCACAATCCCTTTGGTTCTTACGGAAACCAACCATTTTGAAATTGCCGCCAAAATAAATGGGGTTTCTGGACGATTTATTTTGGATACAGGAGCTTCCAACACCTGTGTTGGGATGGACAAAATTGATTTTTTTAAAATGATTTCCGAGGTTTCAGATATAAAAGCGGCAGGAGCTGGTGCAACCGAAATGGAAACCTTGGTCTCTTCCAAAAATAAAATCCAAATCGGGGAATGGAAAAAAAGCAAGCAAAAAATAGTATTGTTTGATTTAGTCCATGTCAATGAAGCACTAACCTCTCATAATTCCCTACCTGTAGATGGCATTATAGGGGCCGACGTTCTTAAAAAAGGTAAGGCCATAATTGATTATGACAAAAAAAGCCTTTACTTAAAAAAGTAAGGCCATTAGTATTTAAAAAGTTTAGCTTTACAGCTCCAACGCTTTTTTCACATTGCCATCCATCAATAATTCTTCTGGGCTCTCAAGAGCTTCTTTTACAGCAACCAAAAACCCAACAGATTCTTTACCATCAATAATCCTATGGTCGTAAGAAAGCGCTACATACATAATTGGGGCAATGACCACTTGACCATTTTTGGCAATAGGACGCTCTACAATGTTGTGCATTCCTAAAATGGCACTTTGTGGAGGGTTGATAATAGGTGTTGATAGCATGGAACCAAAAACACCACCATTGGTAATGGTAAAAGTCCCTCCGGTCATTTCATCAACCGTAATTTCACCTTCGCGCGCTCTAATTGCCAATCTTTTCACCTCAGCTTCAACACCTCTGAAGGTTAAATTTTCAGCATTTCTAATAACGGGGACCATTAATCCTTTTGGACCAGAAACCGCTATACTGATGTCGCAAAAATCATAGGACAACATTTCCTTCCCATCAATCATAGAATTTACAGCAGGGTATAGTTCCAAAGCCCGAACAACAGCTTTGGTGAAGAAGGACATAAAACCTAAACTTACTCCATGTTTCTCCTTAAAAGTTTCCTTGTATTGTTTCCGTAATTCAAAGATTGGTGACATATCCACTTCATTGAAAGTGGTCAACATTGCGGTTTCGTTCTTGGCGGACACAAGACGCTCGGCAACTTTTCTGCGCAGCATGGATAGTTTGGAACGGGATTCCCCTCTACTTCCGCCAGTTGGTGTACCCATAGAGGGAACAGCTTTTACCGCATCTTCTTTAGTGATACGTCCATCTCTTCCGGTACCAGAAACAGCAGAAGGAGCTACTCCTTTTTCATCTAAAATCTTTTTTGCGGCTGGGGATGGGCTTCCAGATGCATAGGTTTCTTTTTTAACTTCGGCTTTTGGTGTTTCTGCCTTAACAGGTTCTTCTTTTACGACTTCCTTTTCCGCCACAGGGGAAGCATCACCTTCAGGCTTTGCGGCACTGGTGTCTATAAGGCAGACAACCTCACCAACAGCAACGGCATCACCCTCCTCAGCTTTTAAGGTTATGACCCCACTTTCCTCAGCAGGAAGTTCCAAAGTTGCCTTGTCCGAATCAACCTCTGCAATTGCTTGGTCTTTTTCCACATAGTCTCCATCCTGCACCAACCATTCTGCAATTTCAACTTCGGTTATGGACTCCCCCGGTGAGGGAACTTTCATTTCTAAAACCATCTTATTTTAGTTTTATTCTTTTCTAAATTAACTTCTTTGCATGTTGTCTTTAGTCTTATCAAAGACATATTCTATTACCTGTGCATGTCTGCGTTGCGAACGTACCGCACTCCCAGCTGCTGGCGCCCCATAAAATCTTCTAGAGGCCACCCTAAATTGTTTTGCTTCCTCAAAATGCATTAGTAGGTGACCCCATGCCCCCATATTACGTGGTTCTTCTTGGGCCCAGACCACATCTTCTGCATTTTTATATTTTTTGATAGTGATCTGTATTTCCTTTGTTGGCAATGGGAACAATTGTTCCAGCCGCACCAAGGCAACATCATCTCTTTTCAATTCTTCTTTTTTATCCAACAGGTCATAATAAAACTTACCGGTGCAGAACACCAAGGTTTTAACTTTGGACGCAAGTGCCTTTTCATCATCAATTAAGGTCTGAAAACTTCCGTTCGCCATTTCTTCTTTGGTCGATAAGACTTTTGGATGCCTTAAAAGACTCTTTGGCGTAAAGACAATCAAAGGTTTTCTAAAACCAGCTTTCATTTGTCTTCGTAATAAATGGAACATGTTTGCCGGAGTGGTAACATCGGCCACATACATATTGTCCTTTGCACACAATTGAAGATATCTTTCCATTCGTGCTGATGAATGCTCAGCACCCTGACCTTCATACCCATGGGGCAGCAATAACACCAAACCATTTTGAAGCTTCCATTTGTCCTCCGCTGAAGAAAGGTATTGATCAATGATTATTTGTGCCCCATTGCTAAAGTCCCCAAATTGTGCTTCCCAAATAGTTAAGGTCTTTGGGCTTGCCATGGCATATCCATAATCAAACCCCATAACTGCATACTCTGAAAGTAAGGAATTATAAATGTGGAACTTCCCGTTTTGATTTTCCCCCATCTCATTCAATAGAATGACCTCTTCCTCGTGCATTTCGGTTTTAATTACGGCATGACGGTGTGAAAACGTTCCACGTTCCACATCCTGACCTGTCATCCTAACATCATAACCTTCTTCAATTAAGGAACCATATGCCAAAAGTTCACCCATTGCCCAATCCAATTGATTGTCCTCAAAATACATTTTATTTCGTGCTCCAACCAATCGTTCCAGTTTTCTAAGGAATTTCTTTCCTTCTGGAAGACCTGTAATACTTTTTGCTACCTCATCCAGTTTTTTAAGCTGATACGAAGTATCAATAACACTTAGCATGGCGTCTTCTGCAACTTGACCAAAACCTTCCCATTCATCTTGCATGAAGGGTGTAATTCTAGTTTTCTCAACCTTTCGAGAATCCAATAAGTTTTCTTCTAGATTTTTCTTGTACTCAAGTTCCAGATTTTTTAGAAAATCCTTATCTATTATCCCCTGAGCAATAAGCTTTTCGGCATAGATATCCCTTGGATTTGGGTGTTTGGAAATAGATTTATACAATAGAGGTTGAGTGAATTTGGGTTCATCACCTTCATTATGTCCATATTTCCGATATCCCAATAAATCTAAAAAGACATCCCTTTTGTAACGCATGCGATATTCCAATGCAAACGTTGCTGCGTGCACAACGGCTTCGGCATCATCTGCATTAACATGTAAAACAGGCGAAAGGGTGACCTTGCCAACATCTGTACAATAGGTAGATGAGCGTGCATCCAGATAATTAGTTGTAAATCCTATTTGATTATTGACTACTATATGTATGGTTCCTCCTGTGTGGTATCCATCCAAGCGGGCCATTTGTATTATTTCATAAGCAATCCCCTGTCCTGCAAAAGCTGCATCCCCATGCACCAAAATGGGAAGTACCTCAGAAATATTTTCTTGATGATCTCTATCTTGTTTTGCCCTGGTAATACCTTCAACAATGGAATTAACGGTTTCTAAATGGGATGGGTTTGGTGCAATGTTCATATTGACCATTTTTCCTGAATCGGTTTCCCGCATTGAAGTCCACCCCAAATGGTATTTTACATCTCCATCAAAGATGGCCTCCTCATAATCCTTACCATCAAACTCGCTAAAAATATCTTTAGGTGATTTTCCAAAAATATTGGTAAGGACACTCAACCGCCCACGGTGTGCCATCCCCATGACAAACTGTTTTACTCCAGCATCTGCCGCCTTTTCTATAATTACATCCAAAGCTGGGATAAGAGACTCTCCTCCTTCAAGCGAAAATCGTTTCTGGCCAACATATTTAGTATGCAAAAAGCTTTCAAACGAAACAGCTTCGTTAAGTTTTCTAAGAATATTTTTCTTTTCCTCTGGGGAAAAATTTGGATGATTGTCATTTACATTTAACCACTCCTGAATCCATTGTATGCGCTCGGGAGTACGAATGTACATATACTCAACCCCAATGGCATCACAATATATGCGCTCAAGATGTGCTATTATTTTTTTGAGGGAAGTTGACCCAATGCCAATAATCTTACCGGCATCAAAAACCGTTTCCATATCCTCTTGGGACAATCCAAAATTGGAAATTTCCAGGCTAGGAATATACTTTCTTCGTTCCCTTACTGGATTTGTTTGGGTAAAGAGATGCCCCCGGGAACGATACCCGTCAATTAGGCGGATTACCTGAAATTCTTTCTGTAACGACTGGGGGATTTCAATTTGCTGTCCATTGACAAGTGTCAATGCACCATTTTCGCTGGATAAATCCAACTCATCCAAGGAACTTTCCAGACCAAAATCAAATCCTTGAAAAAAAGCCTTCCAACTAGGCTCTAGACTATCGGGACTCTTAAGGTACTTATCATATAACTCCGCAAAAAATGAAGTATGCGCAGCATTCAAAAAAGAATATTTATCCATTGATAGTTTTTAGCTAAAACTTATCTAAAAATTTAGACAAAAATACAATAAATACTATAGGCAGATAAACAAACACAGGCATATTTCACAATATGTCTTTAAGATGTAAATTTATTCTTGAACCATACTTTTTGCCACTCTCTTTTTAACAACAAGAAGCATACTTCTTCAGAAACATCAACAACATCCAATGACTTTAGCTCGGTTATTTTATGTTCGGGAATATCTACGATATACAATAAGTTCTGATATTCAGGAATATTTTCCAACAGCAGAAAGTAAATTTTCTCTTTTAAGACATCCTTCAGTTCAGCTGGCCCAACTTCCATTGAAAAAGATAACTTGACATTGGCAAGCTCAAAGTCTTTTTTCAATTGAGATAACAGGTTTTTGTATAGCATTTCCTCTTGGGCCAACTCCAAAACTTCCATACTAGTATTAAAATTGGTCAACATAAGGTATGAACGAACAACTTCTTGAAAACTTATTCCGATTTAAATATTTGTCCCTCTTTCATAACAAAGACAACATTTTCAAGGGTATCTACATTATATACAGGGTTTTCATCAACAGCAATAATGTCTGCCAAAAAACCTTCTTCTAATTGTCCAAGACTGTCTCCCATGCCTAAAAGCGTGGCATTGGTAATCGTTGCAGATTCCAAGGCTTTCATAATGGGCATTCCTACTTCCACCATATAACCAAACTCCTTTGCATTGAGCCCGTGTGGAAATACACCTGCATCCGTGCCAAAAGCAATAGGCACTCCCTTTTTATAGGCCTTTGCAAATGTGCTTTGGATAAGTGGACCTATTTCACTTGCTTTTTTTGCAACCACCTCTGGAAAGTATCCAGGAATTTTGGCTTTTTCTGCTACTTGTTTGCCTGCTGTGATTGTGGGTACTAAATATGAATCGTACTGCACCATTAAATCCATAGTTTCCTCGCTCATCAAAGTTCCGTGCTCAATGGTTTTGATACCTCCTTTTACTGCTCGTTGCATTCCCTCATCGCCATGCGCATGTGCCGCAGTAAGCATATTGTAATCTTTTGCAGTCTCTGTTATCGCTTTAATTTCTTCAATTGTAAACTGCGGATTCTGACCACTTTTGGCAACACTCAGCACACCTCCAGTTGCAGTTATTTTTATGACATCCGCTCCATTTTTATACCGTTGTCTCACAGCTTTCTTTCCATCTTCCGGCGAATTGACAACACCTTCTTTTGGACCAGGGTCTCCTATCAAAACGTTTTTCATGCCGTTGGTCGGGTCTGCATGACCACCTGTGGTAGCTATGGATTTTCCTGCCGTAAAAATTCTTGGCCCTACTACAGTTCCTTTGTTGATTGCATTTCGGAGTGCAATATTGACACCCGTCCCACCTAGGTCACGCACTGTTGTAAACCCTGACATTAATGTTCTTTTTGCATATACCGTTGATTGAAATGCCACATCAGCATCATTTAGCGTATATCTTTCAACATAGGATTTTGGATTGGATTCACTTTCTATGTGCACATGCATATCTATAAATCCAGGAAGTATTGTTTTGTCTTTTAAATCGACAATAATAGCTTCAGCATTACCAGCTTGATAACCGTTCAGAATGGATTTTATGCTTTTCCCGGAAACTACTATTGTTTTTTCTGAAAGAACTTTCCCAGATTTTACATCAACAATATTGCCGCAATGGAGATAGGTTTCTTGTGCAAAAAGAATTGAACTGGATAATAGAATTAAAAATAGAATACTGTTTTTCATGTTTGAGTTAGTTGAATATGTTCTTAAAAATAAGCATACATTCCTGTTTTACAATAAAACAACACTGAATTGAATCGGGCCAATAAAAAAGCCCGTCAAATGGACAGGCTTTCTTTAGTCTTTTAAGTATAGTTTTTCAACTTCTTATTTTTTGTTCCCAGTTCCATGCGGACCTCATGGAATCATCTAATGCGGATTCAGCTTTCCATCCTAATGCCTTATTCGCTTTTCTAGTATCCGCATAGGCTTCTATTACATCTCCAGGCCTTTTATCAACAATTTTATAGTTCAATTTTTTTCCGGATACTCGCTCAAAGCTTTGAATCACTTCCAATACAGAACTTCCCTTACCTGTTCCTAGATTGAAAACCTCATAATTGGTTTCATTTTTCTTGTTCAATAACCGTTGTAGGGCAACAACATGGGCTTTTGCTACATCAACAACATGAATATAATCTCTAACACAGGTGCCATCTTCAGTAGGATAATCATCTCCAAAAACTGAAAGCTGTTCTCTTAATCCAACCCCGGTTTGCGTAATAAATGGGACCAAATTTTGCGGCACTCCTATGGGAAGTTCACCTATTTCTACAGAGGGATGGCTTCCAATTGGGTTAAAATATCTAAGGGCAATTGCCGAAAGTTGCTGATTAACTTTACAAGTATCCCTTATGATTTCTTCACCAACCTGTTTTGTGTTCCCATACGGTGATTCAGCAGGTTTTACAGGAGCATCCTCCGTAATGGGCATTTTATCCGCTTGACCGTAAACAGTGCATGAAGAACTAAAAATAAAACTAGCTTTATTCTTTTTTGAAAGCTCTTGAAGTATATAAACCAAAACTCCCAGGTTGTTTTCGTAATAAAGTAAAGGTTTTTCAACACTCTCACCAACTGCTTTGCTTGCAGCAAAATGAATTACTCCTTCTATATCTTGGTACTTTTTGAAAAACTCTTGAACTTTTGGTTTTTCCCGTAAATCCAATTTTTCAAAAATGGGTTTTTTACCAGTAATTGCCTCAATACCGACCAAGACTTCTTCTGAGGAATTGGAAAGATTATCGATAATAACAACTTCAAAACCTTCGTTTTGCAGCTCAACTACTGTATGGGAACCTATAAATCCCAATCCTCCGGTAACAAGTATTTTCATGGTTATTTGTTTATGAACTCAATGACCAACTTGGTTATAAATTCAATTTGTTCATCATCTAGTTCTGTGTGCATGGGAAGCGAGATTACCTCTTCGACCAATTTGTTGGTCACTGGAAAATCTTCTTCCTTGTAGCGCTCATCCACATAAGCCTTTTGTTTATGCAAAGGAATTGGATAATACACCCCACATGGAACGCCATTTTCATTTAAATGTTGTGCTAATTTGTCTCTTTTTTCGTTCAAAACTCGAAGAGTATATTGATGAAATACATGACAGTCACAAGAATCACAAATACCTTCACAGCCACTGACCATTTTTGGAGTCACAATATTCGGTTCACCTTCAAAGAACTTGGAATACTTCTTTGCAGCCTCTCTTCGTTTCTCGTTATAAACATCTAGATTCGGAAGTTTTGCCCGTAAAATAGCTGCCTGCATAGAATCTAATCGAGAATTAACCCCAACCACATCATGATGGTATCTTTTGTACATTCCATGATTCACTATTCCCCGAATTGTGTGGGCTAAATCATCATCATTAGTGAAAATAGCACCTCCATCCCCGTAACACCCCAAATTTTTAGATGGAAAAAAAGAAGTGGATGCCACATGGCCCATGGCTCCTGCTTTTTGTTTTTTTCCATTTTGGAATGTATGTGTAGCTCCAATGGCCTGGGCATTATCCTCAATTACGTAGAGATTATGCTTTTCAGCCAATTCCATAATGGCATCCATATTGGCACATTGCCCAAAAAGATGCACTGGAACTATCGCTTTTGTTTTTGGTGTAATTGCCTTTTCAATTGCACTTATGTCAATATTAAAGGTGTCAATTTCAACATCTACTAAAACTGGCGTAAGATTTAACAATGCAATCACCTCCACCGTAGCCGCGAAAGTAAAGTCTGCAGTTATTACTTCATCACCAGGTTCCAATCTAAGCCCCATCATACAAATTTGAAGGGCGTCCGTGCCATTCGCACATGGGATTACATGTTTCACCCCAAGATATTCTTCGAGCTCTTTTTGAAAAGCATGTACTTGAGGCCCATTTATAAATGCTGTAGAATCAAGGACTTCTGAAATGGAGGTATTCACCTGATTTTTTATGCCCTCGTATTGACCCTTAAGGTCAACCATCTGTATTTTTTTCATTCAAATGAATTATCTCACAAAATTAAGAAATTAAGGTACCATAACCACCTATTGCCGAAAGAATGTATTTTAGCGGAAATATCACGTCTGTGCATTTTCTATACAGTTTTTTGGTCTCTGTTTCGTGGAATGTT contains:
- a CDS encoding MotA/TolQ/ExbB proton channel family protein → MKRISYTLAVAGMFILGTTTASAAMLQEETAAASKGFTQVLKEQFIQGGPAFMGIVLLCLILGLAVAIERIIYLNLASTNSAKLKQQVEDALASGGVEAAKEVCRNTKGPVASIFYQGLDRAGEGLESAEKAVVAYGGVQMGQLEKNVSWLSLFIAIAPMLGFMGTVIGMIAAFQKIAAVGNLSASLIAGDIQVALLTTVFGLITAIILQIFYNYIIAKIDSIVNDMEDSSISLIDMLAAHKK
- a CDS encoding asparaginase, whose translation is MQDKTNILLIYTGGTIGMIKDYKTGALKAFNFKELIRNLPELNQLDCKLKGVSFDEPIDSSNMNPDYWVAIASLIEENYVEFDGFVVLHGSDTMSYSASALSFMLENLAKPVIFTGSQLPIGDLRTDAKENLITSIQIAALKEKGKPVVQEVGLYFEYKLYRANRTTKINAEHFEAFASLNHPPLIESGVHLKVHHSNLCKRPPRSKSLQVHRNMDNNIVVLKLFPGLSRSVLKSILNISGLKVVVLETYGAGNAPTDDWFLKELKEAIDKGLHIINVTQCSGGAVSMGHYETSEKLKEMQMINGKDITTEAAITKAMYLLGSNISRKLFKTIFETPLRGEMH
- a CDS encoding TatD family hydrolase; amino-acid sequence: MVITDTHTHLYSEAFDDDRDEVINNAMELGVERFFIPAIDSTYTQSMLNLEAKYPDNVFLMMGLHPTHVKENYKEELFHVEKLLSERKFWAVGEIGIDLYWDKTFLKQQQDAFVYQIRLAKKYKLPIVIHCRESFDEIFEILEHEKDEGLYGIFHCFTGTLEQAHQAMSYNMKLGIGGVATFKNGKIDQFLNQIDLKHIVLETDSPYLSPVPYRGKRNESAYIIKVLEKLALIYDMTLEDIASITTDNSKKVFGI
- a CDS encoding retropepsin-like aspartic protease family protein; translated protein: MKSLKKFLKSKNYLTIPLVLTETNHFEIAAKINGVSGRFILDTGASNTCVGMDKIDFFKMISEVSDIKAAGAGATEMETLVSSKNKIQIGEWKKSKQKIVLFDLVHVNEALTSHNSLPVDGIIGADVLKKGKAIIDYDKKSLYLKK
- the odhB gene encoding 2-oxoglutarate dehydrogenase complex dihydrolipoyllysine-residue succinyltransferase, which encodes MVLEMKVPSPGESITEVEIAEWLVQDGDYVEKDQAIAEVDSDKATLELPAEESGVITLKAEEGDAVAVGEVVCLIDTSAAKPEGDASPVAEKEVVKEEPVKAETPKAEVKKETYASGSPSPAAKKILDEKGVAPSAVSGTGRDGRITKEDAVKAVPSMGTPTGGSRGESRSKLSMLRRKVAERLVSAKNETAMLTTFNEVDMSPIFELRKQYKETFKEKHGVSLGFMSFFTKAVVRALELYPAVNSMIDGKEMLSYDFCDISIAVSGPKGLMVPVIRNAENLTFRGVEAEVKRLAIRAREGEITVDEMTGGTFTITNGGVFGSMLSTPIINPPQSAILGMHNIVERPIAKNGQVVIAPIMYVALSYDHRIIDGKESVGFLVAVKEALESPEELLMDGNVKKALEL
- a CDS encoding 2-oxoglutarate dehydrogenase E1 component; its protein translation is MDKYSFLNAAHTSFFAELYDKYLKSPDSLEPSWKAFFQGFDFGLESSLDELDLSSENGALTLVNGQQIEIPQSLQKEFQVIRLIDGYRSRGHLFTQTNPVRERRKYIPSLEISNFGLSQEDMETVFDAGKIIGIGSTSLKKIIAHLERIYCDAIGVEYMYIRTPERIQWIQEWLNVNDNHPNFSPEEKKNILRKLNEAVSFESFLHTKYVGQKRFSLEGGESLIPALDVIIEKAADAGVKQFVMGMAHRGRLSVLTNIFGKSPKDIFSEFDGKDYEEAIFDGDVKYHLGWTSMRETDSGKMVNMNIAPNPSHLETVNSIVEGITRAKQDRDHQENISEVLPILVHGDAAFAGQGIAYEIIQMARLDGYHTGGTIHIVVNNQIGFTTNYLDARSSTYCTDVGKVTLSPVLHVNADDAEAVVHAATFALEYRMRYKRDVFLDLLGYRKYGHNEGDEPKFTQPLLYKSISKHPNPRDIYAEKLIAQGIIDKDFLKNLELEYKKNLEENLLDSRKVEKTRITPFMQDEWEGFGQVAEDAMLSVIDTSYQLKKLDEVAKSITGLPEGKKFLRKLERLVGARNKMYFEDNQLDWAMGELLAYGSLIEEGYDVRMTGQDVERGTFSHRHAVIKTEMHEEEVILLNEMGENQNGKFHIYNSLLSEYAVMGFDYGYAMASPKTLTIWEAQFGDFSNGAQIIIDQYLSSAEDKWKLQNGLVLLLPHGYEGQGAEHSSARMERYLQLCAKDNMYVADVTTPANMFHLLRRQMKAGFRKPLIVFTPKSLLRHPKVLSTKEEMANGSFQTLIDDEKALASKVKTLVFCTGKFYYDLLDKKEELKRDDVALVRLEQLFPLPTKEIQITIKKYKNAEDVVWAQEEPRNMGAWGHLLMHFEEAKQFRVASRRFYGAPAAGSAVRSQRRHAQVIEYVFDKTKDNMQRS
- a CDS encoding metal-dependent hydrolase family protein, coding for MKNSILFLILLSSSILFAQETYLHCGNIVDVKSGKVLSEKTIVVSGKSIKSILNGYQAGNAEAIIVDLKDKTILPGFIDMHVHIESESNPKSYVERYTLNDADVAFQSTVYAKRTLMSGFTTVRDLGGTGVNIALRNAINKGTVVGPRIFTAGKSIATTGGHADPTNGMKNVLIGDPGPKEGVVNSPEDGKKAVRQRYKNGADVIKITATGGVLSVAKSGQNPQFTIEEIKAITETAKDYNMLTAAHAHGDEGMQRAVKGGIKTIEHGTLMSEETMDLMVQYDSYLVPTITAGKQVAEKAKIPGYFPEVVAKKASEIGPLIQSTFAKAYKKGVPIAFGTDAGVFPHGLNAKEFGYMVEVGMPIMKALESATITNATLLGMGDSLGQLEEGFLADIIAVDENPVYNVDTLENVVFVMKEGQIFKSE
- the galE gene encoding UDP-glucose 4-epimerase GalE, with translation MKILVTGGLGFIGSHTVVELQNEGFEVVIIDNLSNSSEEVLVGIEAITGKKPIFEKLDLREKPKVQEFFKKYQDIEGVIHFAASKAVGESVEKPLLYYENNLGVLVYILQELSKKNKASFIFSSSCTVYGQADKMPITEDAPVKPAESPYGNTKQVGEEIIRDTCKVNQQLSAIALRYFNPIGSHPSVEIGELPIGVPQNLVPFITQTGVGLREQLSVFGDDYPTEDGTCVRDYIHVVDVAKAHVVALQRLLNKKNETNYEVFNLGTGKGSSVLEVIQSFERVSGKKLNYKIVDKRPGDVIEAYADTRKANKALGWKAESALDDSMRSAWNWEQKIRS
- a CDS encoding DegT/DnrJ/EryC1/StrS family aminotransferase yields the protein MKKIQMVDLKGQYEGIKNQVNTSISEVLDSTAFINGPQVHAFQKELEEYLGVKHVIPCANGTDALQICMMGLRLEPGDEVITADFTFAATVEVIALLNLTPVLVDVEIDTFNIDISAIEKAITPKTKAIVPVHLFGQCANMDAIMELAEKHNLYVIEDNAQAIGATHTFQNGKKQKAGAMGHVASTSFFPSKNLGCYGDGGAIFTNDDDLAHTIRGIVNHGMYKRYHHDVVGVNSRLDSMQAAILRAKLPNLDVYNEKRREAAKKYSKFFEGEPNIVTPKMVSGCEGICDSCDCHVFHQYTLRVLNEKRDKLAQHLNENGVPCGVYYPIPLHKQKAYVDERYKEEDFPVTNKLVEEVISLPMHTELDDEQIEFITKLVIEFINK